AATATCCATTTCACTTTAGAAAATTGAAACCTGAAAATGCTTCCGTTGTGAattgtgttcatatttttttaattttgtagaTTCTGGTTGGtccagggggaggggtttaCAGAAAGCTGGTGCACTGTATAATATAATGAGCAGGAGGGGTGAAGctcaggggttttttttttttttgtttagttttgtttttttttttgcctctgtcTGCAGTTGCCTTTTTCTTTGGGGAAGGTCATTGGGAAAGCTTGGCCTGAGATAactgagatttttatttttctgtaaaggTAGCATTTCGCAGAAAGCCCAGGAGCTTagtttattttcctgctttttttttgcactggttATTGGCTGCACAAATGTTGGGGTAACGCGCGGGTGCTGCGTTTGTCGTCTGGAAACGCAGAAATGGATGGAGTTCCCTGCTCGAAATGCACTGAACCAGTTAAATGATTTTGTGCTATGCTCTTGTGATGCTTCATTaatttgtgaatgagtgtgatTGTCTTGAGTGTGTCCTGTTCTCTGATTGACAATGGAGGCTTTCAGTCCTTTTCAGATGTCTTACTCCTTGGCGGGAGTTCACTGTAAGTGTTCGGTCGGAATATGTTCCCCAGAAGAAAAGGACCAGTGTGACTTCAGGAGAGtcgtttaaaataaataaatacaaataattttaaaaaatgattctttTTGCTGCAAACCTCGGAACGCACTGTAAAATGGGCTGAAAATTGTTCCGAATTTGCCGAGGGACAAAGGCCAAATGTAAAAGTAGACTTTTGTGCACTCAGTCTGCGtagatttatgatttatgtgCTGTGTATCTTGTAATTTGCGAGCCCTATTTGGTGGTGGAAATGTTCCCGAGGCGCTGGTATGATTTAAATGCAGACACTACTGAGTGAAGTGGCCTAGAACTATGAACATTAAAACTTAAGACTTAAAGGAGTGTAATACCATGGTTTCTTAGCGCTGTTGTGTGAATGACCTACAGTCGGGTGCAAACCCTGACCAGTAAGTGAATCCCAATTTGCATGAATTTGCTTTTATGTTGGTGTCATTTCATAAAGCTGAACATTATGGTCATTGGACTGTATTCATGCAGATTCTTTACTAAGCAGTTACAAGTTGTGATTTAAgccaattatttattaattgccatttttttcagatttagcAATAGCTGTTTTTAATAGAACTAATCTTAGATTCCAGAGAACATTTATTCATCATGGGCCTGAATCTCCACccagttcagttttaaaaaaaattcatattatGGTATAGACTACTAAATACAGTTACATCATTTTTCATTACTCCAATTTCCCCAAAATTATAATGATGTTTTGCAGTCATTTTGAATCTAGATTTTGTTTTCCTGGATATTGTACAGTCTGATTAAAACTTTTGTATGTCTGTTGGCAGGGATGTATTGGTTTGATtcagaaaattgaaaataaagatttaacttttctcacttttttgcatgtgtgtgacgaTTACTTTTGGTATGCTTCAATCTTGCTTTGACTCATCCAAAAAACCTTGTAGACTGGTGGTTTTCTGTAATATTAAATTGCTTCTGACTTTACAAAGTAACATCAAAGATGGGAATATGAAGAGTGCTCATTTTAACAGAGATGGCAGTGCAGCATAATATACAGAAGACTACATACAGCCAAAAAACGGCAGGGAAGGATGATTTAAACCAGACTAAAACAGGTTTGGTTAATAAAATTAGGGACCAGGGGcctcgtttaaaaaaatcatcttatgcacatattttattttaaattgttgtgcttaaaaaaaaaaaaaaaaccttgtgcTTACCTCCAAGCATGGCTTGGCTCAGATCATGGTACAAACTATCCCTCATAGCTAGTCAGCTGCAGGGATTTCTTTTGCTTATTTTCAGCCATCATGCAGTTGGTAAACCATTTATGCAGGAAAAAGAGTCAAGGTAGTGAATTAAGTTGGTTCacatgtgcatatatttgtaGCTTactcatatttattaatttatgcgTAAGCTCAAAACTAGattgaaatgagaaaattcTATAAATCAGTCCCCAGAACCTTTACATCTAACAAAATGAACAAGCCTTTGTTGCAGTAACGAGTGCAGTGAATTTGTCAACAGTCGCCGACTGctacaaaaaagcaaacaaagcaaagctTGTCTCACATTCGtccttaatatatttttattaaatgatttTGATACAGAACAGCTTCCATTTCTCAATTCCAAAGCACTGTACAATGTCGTCTGAAGGAGGAGTGAAGTACCAAGCGCTCGGGTCACCCTGAGCTGGCAGAATTGAAACCTGTCCATGTTGGTGGCTTTGTAGCAGCAGGGTAAAGTTCCCTTTAACAGTAAAACAGCCAGAACGTTCAATGGAGATTAATGTGGCCATTTTCTTTTAACAGCCTAACCCCGTTCCATCTCCCATTaaaagaaaggagaaacaaCACGCAAAATAGCATGGTAAAAGTAGCCATGTCAACTGAAACGAGGTGGGAGGCAGGGGTACACTATGTAtgttctctcttccctctctaaATTCACAGTCAAGTGCTAAATGTAGTGATTGACATTTTATCATAAACCTGATGAATTTTTTTGAAACTCAGGAACATAAAGGGAAATAgtgtatatgcatattttgTAAAAGCCCTGAGAAAGGAAATCAAAtcattaaagaaattaattagaACAAATTAGGTTAACATGCAAAACTAGCCTATGATTCACCCACAGCTCAGCGCATACTTTTCacagttttatatatatatttatatatcctcACATAgagttaaagtaataataataagagacCATACATTCTACCAACATAGATGAAGGTCTGCATAAAGCTTTAGGATCAATAGTGATTGTTGCTAACAGGAGTCTGCTGCTAGGAAACTAATCCATTGGACTCTCAAcagcaaatgtgaaaataaatggcttCTCCACAGATTAGCTCTCACCACCCACTGGGTCctcaataaatacattaaaaacagtCCATGTGTTCATTAGGAGAAATTATTTCgggatacacacatacacacaacaaaacCAGTGATGGAAATTTCCAAGTCgcagttgttttaaatgaattgcaGCAAAAATCAGAGGATGTGTTTTTGTGGGATTCTGGATAGGAAACAGCAGGGATTGAAACTCCACACCCACCAATCCATCCTGAAGGAAGAATGCTCATTTGTGAACTATGCGAGGTAGCATCCAATCAGACGGCTGCTTCCCCATCACATGCCCTACCCAAACCCACTGGTCTCTTGCATTGTTTATTCTCAGTATTGCTTCTTGCTCACAGCTGTGTCACTCCTCTTATACACTTTCTGATCACGTTTCTCATGTTTCATTTTGGTTAGTGCCAGATTTGAGAACATTGGACTGGATACATGGATGGCTACCgggcaaaaccacgcccactctcTGGTGACGTTCAGTTTCCAGCAGGTCTCTCTGTACATTGGAGAATGTAGGCGCTTGaggtttgctttgtttgtttgctgaggTTCCGTTAAAAAAAGTACAGATATAAAAACCCAATCATCATAAACAAAATCCAGGCCAACAACTGGACTGGTGATTGTGGCCGAAATCCTCCTCACGGAAGGTTCTAGAAGGCAAGAGGCTAGGTTTCAGGAACAGCAGTGTGACAGTTCAAGTATGGGACAAAAACCTCCACAGGTCACTTTACTCCAGATAATGGGAGAGTGCCAGGAGTTCTGTCAAAACACATCAGGAGCCTAATGTAGGGCACAGAGACAGAAGCGGTGGAAGGCCTTGTAGAGGATGTCTTTGGGGTGTGAATCAACAACTGCGAGGGCTAAGAACCTCACACTGGTACCCATGGGCCAGAGAGAGTTAAACCTGGCAACTGACTGACCACTCAGCTCTCAGAACCAAAACCATTCAGGGTTTACAAATTGTAGGCAGCTAGAAAGACATGCTATAATTGCgatagaggaaaaaataaaggaaaaaaaaacactccaaggCAAATATTGCCCATATTTCTCTGTTATCTGGTAACAGAGAATACTCCTCACAAtaactcagagagagagaaagagaaagaacagaaaatgggataaaaatacattgtttgGTAAATTGTAAAAATAGGGGACTCAGGAGGCTTAATTTACCACTTCTCTTCCAGTCTCTCTCATTGTCTCACAAACAAACCAGGCCATTTACTCAGTTCCAATGGAGATGAAAAACCTGTCAAACTGTGTGTTCTGAGCTGAGGACAAAAGGCAACATGTAGTCTTTAGGTGTTTTCCAGTTCTGTGATCAAATTTACTGCCTCTTTCTTCAGTTCTGACGGTGTTAGTTTTGCTGTCTTTTCAGCAGCTGAACGCTGAACTACGACCATGGAACATGTTTACCTCTTCTCTTTGTCAATCATACAGATCGCTGCAGTAAGTCACACATTTTTTGTAGATTTTTCTATTTTCAgtacatttctttcaaaaaagttcaaagaaataatcataaaaattctatgaaaaataatatcatCCATTTAATGTAACTTGATTCAAAAGTAGTAGTAAGGCACTCGGAAGCAAGGTGGTCTTTGATTCTTTTTTGAACAATTCATTGCATTAGAAAGGTGTTTGGAGTATGGCACCATCTCCTATTCTGGTACAGTAGCTGTCGTGGCAATGtgacacagcagcactgaccaaTCAGCTGACTCCAAGGTGAAAAGGGGCAGGTCATCACTCCACCCCCACCAATGGGGGCTCGCCAGAGGGCAAAAGGTGGTCCAGGGCGGGCTTGGTGTGGATCTCCAGCAGGCCTTGGATGTAGTCCCCTGCAGGCTCTGTGGTAGTGGGGGGGGCTGGCTCACCCAAGGGTTCCGAGGGAGGTACCTCTGTAGAAAGGGCGGAGTCTTGTGTCTGGGGCGAATTCTGCTTTTGGCTATCCCCGCTCTCGTCCCCCAGGTCACCTGACTCCGCCTGCTCACCGGCCTGGGACCCACCAGCTGACTCACCCTCGTTCTCATTCTCCGAGGGGGGGCTGGTGCTGATTTGGGTGGAGTCGCTCTCACTGCCCGAGGGGCCGCTGGCTACCTCTtcctcactgcccccccctctgGTTCTGCCCGCTcctcccgccccctcgcccccctcctcgcccccacGGGGCTTCTGGTGGATACGCTGGTGCCGCACCAGGCTGTGTTTCAGGGTGAAGGTGCGCTCGCACGTCTGGCACTGGTAGGGCCTCTCACCTGagacgagagacagagagagcagactcAGCACAGGGCTCACAAAGGACGTATGATGGTTAAGGGTGGGACTGCCTCTGTGCTCTTGAGCAAGGCGCTTATCCTGAActacttcagtaaaatatgcaACTTTTTAAATGGTCTGTAGAACGTAATCTGtggaagttgctctggataagagagtcagCTCAATGTTGAAAGTATAAGGTACTACAGTGCTGGTCAGTGTGAAAGACCATGTATCAGCATTGTACAGCCAGTGCTTTCCTGAGTGAGACAGTATGTTCTCAATTAGCATTTATCTACATTAGAGCACGTGTAAATTATAGATCAAATTTTGCAggcatggtaaatggtaaatggactgcatttatatagcgcttttatccaaagcgctttacaactgatgcctctcattcgccagagcagttaggggtaaggtgtcttgctcaaggacacttcgacacgcccagggcggggtttgaaccggcaaccctccgactgccagacaatcggtcttacctcctgagctatgtcgccccaggcGGTACTGTGCACATAACTTACAGTCAATATTTACCTGTGTGAGACCGCATGTGTCTGGTTAGGTCTTGCAGTGACCAAAAGCGCTTGTTGCACACGCTGCAGATTTTCTTCCTCTTGTCAGCTTTGTTCccggcccctcccaccacctcGCCGTCGCCACTCTTTGATTCGGTGGCTCCGCCCTCCTCTTCACTCTTGTCTTCCCTGTCTTTGTCCTCTTCCTCTGAGCCACTGTCTTCTCCACTGCAGTTTCCCTCACCCTCCACCGATCCCTTCTTTTCCTCTAACTCCATCTCCTCCACAAGCTCCCCCTCTGGGCTATGGGGCTCCTGGCTGGAATCTGATTGCAGAGATgccttcttccctccctctgtctggcagtctgacaaGTGCGCCCTCTGGTGGCGGGTCAGGGTGGCTGCATAGCGGAAGCTCTTTCCACAGCTCCCGCAGGTATGCTTGGCCTCCTCCTGCAGACAGCTCTCTGGACCCacgctgccctctgctggctgttGCTGGTGCTGCTCCCCATCAGAGAATTTGAAGTCTATCAGCTTGCGGGCAAAGTTCAGGTCCAGGCTTTTGTTGCTCTGAGAATCTTCGTCATTTTCATCAGTGTTGCTCTCTGTGGTCTTTGGCCCTACGTGGACTCCCTggctctctcgctccccctggAGGCCTGGCAGTTCTGACATGGTAATTTCTGACTGACCATCTGAGAAAGAACCCTGGGAATCAGTCGCTTCTTTCGACTCAGACGCGGTGAGGTCCAGAGCTTCTCCAGTGACCGTGTCCGTATCCGACATGctctctgaaacacagacacagacttaGTCTCTGCAAAGACCAGAAATCACTGCCTTGATCCAAAAGAAATGATAGACACAAATGAAATCAATATCCTATCATGACCCCATCTTACAATGACAATGCTGTCCAAAGCTATGTTTATACATTATGCAAAAACAGTATAATATTCTGGCTTGTAGGTATGCCCCACAAAGCTCAACACACATTAACTAAATAaaatgccactgaaaatccACTGGGTGTCAGTAGAGAACAAAACAAGGCTTTGAGATGCTTATTTACAACATAATCTACAGGTTTTTAATGGCCATACATTTTAACTGGGAGTTCTCTCAGTGCCTGAAACATaacctgaaaaataaacatatttttcatagcAAATTCACAGCCACACATACATCAGTTAATGCCATTATTTGTCTATGATGCAGTTTTCAAATTCCTATTGATCATAATTTTGCTTAAAGCCATTTTGCCGAGAACTGCTGCCCATAGTTTTGGACCTACTCATAAATTATTGACAAATAATTAATAGCTGAATTAATTTTGGCCTCTATAACTGTTATGCACATTAaggaagcactttttttttttttaagttaactTCCGTATGTTTGCAGaaagcatctcagaaacagtgAGACAAacttgtaattaaaaaaaaaaaatcagtgacctttgacccatgAATCATGGCAGCAGCATAAATGCCTCTCTGTCTTGATTGCGTGCTGCGTAAGCATACCTGCGCTCTCATGCGACCCATCATCCTTGGCTTTGCCCAGGCCGCCGTTGTGTCGCAGCGTGCGATTGGCCACCCCGTGCTTCCGCAGCAGGTGCCTCTCGCAGTTGGACTTGGTGGAGAAGAAGGCATCACACTGTGGGCAGGGGAACGGCTTTTGACCTGCaggacatgcatacacacaaaacgTGAGCCACAGACCAGTGGGCTAACTTCTGCAATCGGGAAAACTGCCATAATATATACGGTACACACAGTACCATTACCCTGACAGACCCCATGGccagaaatgcatattttagacTGAAATAAGCATTCCAATTTAAGAACATGATGCAGACATCTATTCACAGTCATAGAAACTTGCctggaatgcaaaaaaaaaaaaatgtacaggcCGTCATGCTCAATtcttatgaaaacatttatattaacTCTGACTTAACACTTCAGATGCAAAAATTATGCTCTTGCCCAGTACCTAGTAGATAGTACACAGGAAATACATGCAGTAATAACCAGTCATATAATTTTATTAGGACATGCAGGTGGATCATGACTCCTActtaaatgtataatattttcataaaggCAGACATTACAAGATCAGATAATGACAGTCTGCAGTACGCAATACCActtcaaatgtaactttttaacCAAAGTGAGCAACATGAGACTATATCTTCCTTTAATTACTTCACAGGCAGTGGTTTACAGTATCTGCCTATCAGTGCCACATCTTTCTTCACAGAGTTTAAGCCTGCCAAAGAAAGCCATCAGCTGTCAATGATTAATAGTTTTTCCAAGTGAAGTATcagcaaggtgtgtgtgtgtgtgtgtgtgtgtgtgtgtgtttgtgtgtgagcgagagagaaataGTCTGAATCTTTGACCACTTTGATTATCCCCATACTGCCTgcctatcactctctctctccctctccctgcctgtctcaTGCTCACACCAGACATGCATTCACACTCGCACTCTCCTATTGGCCGAAAAagtgtgtctcacctgtgtgtgtgagcatgtgtctCTGCAAGGAGCTGGCCCAGGGGAAGACACGGGGGCAGTAGGGGCAGGTCATTTTCTGCAGGGAGTTAGAGTAGGCATTCTTCTTTCCTTTAGCCTGCAGGCGCGACTGCTTCTCCTCCTGACCCTCCCTCTCGTCCTCGCTGGTGGACGGCCGCTCCCCCTCCGCCTTCCCAGGAGCCAGTGAGTTGGGGTGCAGATATGGGCTGAACTTGTTGGCGTCCGTGGTGGCCAGCATCTTCTCCACGCTGGCGAACTCCCCGCTGGACTCCAGGTCGATTCCGCTGCCCGTTCCCAACTCGGCGAAGTCGGGGGGCCTCTCTTTGCTGCGGCAGGGTCGTTTCTTTCCCCTGTTCTTGGACTCTTCTGGAGACGAGCTGTCTGCCGAGGCGTCTGGGCTGCCCGCATCCGCAAGCCTCTGCTCCCGCCTGGACAGCTCCAGGTCGGCATGGAGCCCTTTAAATGTACGACTCTTTTCTGGCGATGCTCCCAGGCAGGGGCTGCCAGAGACACCCTCCCTCTTCAGCAAGGAGGGAGCGGCTGACACGGAAGAGATGATCTGGGCGATGGAAGCCAGGGGGGGCAGCTCTTTGCTGGAGGCGGAGGTCGGTTTAGGCAGGAGGGGCTTCAGCCGGAGGGGTCGGCCAGCGTTCTGGTTGACGCCATTGAGAGGGGAGGCCACGGGGTAGGACAGCTGGTAGGGTGCGGACAGACAGGGCTTCTCCTGAGGACGGGGGTCGTCAGAGTTGGGAGAGGCCTGCTTGTTCGTGACCTCCGTGGCAGTGGCCTCTTTCTTCAGCCTCTTTTCCGGCTTCTTGGGCATGGAAAGGTCAATGGGCTCCATGGAGCTCTCGTACAGGTAGAGCTGAGAAGAATACGATCCTTCCAGCTTGATCCCGGATGAGACCCCTGTGCTTCCCACTCCAGCGTGCCCCTTTCTGGAGAAGTCCAGGGGCTGGTCTGTATCTCTGGCATAGAAGCTCATGTCTTCAACCTTGACAGGCCGAGAGGCCACGTTGGATACCTGGccgttttgggtgggggggttagctTGAGGGGTCACGACGGGCAGCAGGGTGACAATGTGCTCCTCTATCTCTCGTTCCTGCACCTCTGGATGCTGCTTCAGCAGGTGGTGGATGCAGTTTCTCTTGGCCAGGAAGGCTGCCCCGCACTGGCGGCACTCAAAGGGCTTGCGCTGGCATCCGTTGTGGGTTCGAAGGTGGATCTGCAGGGCCCGGTAGCTCTTCAGGTTCTCCCCGCAGTAGCGGCAGGTGGTGTCCCCGGCGCTGGCCGAGTCCAGCAGGTCCAGGGTGGTGGCGCCGACTCCGCCCGCGCTGTTGGTCACGTACTCGATGTTCTTCTCGATCTCCTTGCGGGAGTTCTTCATGTGCTTCTTGCGCAGGTGGCGCTCGCAGTTGGCCTTGACGGTGAAGGGGTAGTGGCAGACGCGGCAGACGTAGGGCCGCTCCCCGCTGTGGGTGCGCAGGTGGCGGATCAGCGTGGCCTTGTCGGGGGCCATGTAGTCGCAGATGTTGCACTGGTAGGGCGAGATGCGCAGGTGGTAGCGCATGTGGGCCTGCAGGACCCCGGAGAAGGCAAAGACCTGGTCGCAGAAGCGGCAGGGGTACTGACCCGGGCGTCCGGCTTTCTTCCCTCCCGCTTCCACCTCTTTCTCCTCGCCTACCTCCTGCTTGATCTTCCGCTCGCCTGTGCCCGCGGGCATCATCGTGTCCAACATGCCATCCACCTCCATCGGactcttctccagctcctgtcCACTGCCTAGGCTGCtcgaggatgaggaggaggactcCCCAGGGCTCTTCAGCAGCTGGTTGGTGGGGGGAGGAAGGTTTGGGCTGATGCAGCACGGGGAAGCCTGCTGGGCGCTCatgagagggggcggggtagAGGCGGCCATGTTGGTACGCGGGGCTACCAGGGGCTTTGGTTTCAGGGGGGGCATCTGCTTGCAGCTGGACTGCGTGGGGTTGCAGGGGGCCTTGGACAGCGGCGGCAGGGTGATCTGGTTCGCCATCTTCAGGATCTGCTGGATGTCGGCCAGTTCCAGCCCGGTCTCACCGCAGAAGGGCTTCACCACCATGCCGCCATCCGGCTGGACTATGAAGGGCTGCAGGGACAGGAAGTTGAAGGCACCATTTTGGGTCAGGCCCTGGAGGGCGGTGGGGTCCAGCAAGGGGAGGCTGAGCCCGTCAGCCTCCTGAGGTAGACTGGACGTGGGCGGGTCCACATGGATTACCCGAATGCTGTCCAGCACCGCTTGAAGGGTCTCTTCCTCTGTGGGGACAGGCTTGACCTGGGAGATGTGCTGAAGACCCAGGGACTCCATGAAGCTGGCCTTATCCGCCACAGGGGGCGTGTCCTGGCGAGAAGTGGGCGTGGTGTTCTCCTCTGACCCAtcctcagggctgtgtgtggccAAATGCAGGTCCAGGGCAGACTGCAGGGGAAAGGCTTTGTTGCAGGTCTCACACACAAAGCGGTGGAACTTGCTGGTGCTTCGCCGCAGGTTTGTTTCACACCAGGCCTGTTAAAAGCAAAAACCAGTTTAAACCAGTTTAAAAACAGGCTGAAATCAAGCACACAACATAATCAagaccacatttaaaaaaattcaaattcagtgtaATTCTGTTCAGAAAAAATGACCATAATTAAACGCAGTCTGTTGTTGGACTTAATCTGTGGTTGCATTTTGCAGTGAGCAGGTGTTGCTGAGGTACTGAGGACCAGGGCTCACCTGGGCGATGTGGGGGAACTTGAGGCAGGAGAAGTCGATGAAGGCCAGGTCGTTGAAGCCCAGGGGGATGGAGGGGTTGTTCTGGATGAAGGGGCGCCCAGAGGGGTCGGTCGGCAGCAGCTTGTGGATGACCACGTTGTGGCGCAGCAGGCCCCGGTGCGTGCGGAAGGTGAGGCAGCACTGGTCACacctgagggggaggagccttcCCGTCATATCCACCTATCACCAATCACCATCACTGTCTTCAGCATCACCTGAGCTACGAACATCACGGCTACCACCCGCAAGGTCACGTTCCATGGTTGCTGTATGAAGTACAACGTGTCGCTAACTTTCATATCATCCTCCCAGAtatgaacacaaacagaaagaagGACCCCCTTCCCTCCTTCACTCCCACACTCTCTTCATCTGAAATAcctttcaaaagaaagaaatcacaacACATAttgatgattttattattttttttaatggcacaaAAGGCAGATATCCAGCAAGAGGCTGTGTCAGGTGTGAGAGAGGCTCAGCTTAGCCGCAGCGCTCCACGCTAAGCGAGTCAGCTGTGTATcctctgcctctcactctgtGGTGACTGTGACACTGCTGCCGGGACGTGTCTATCCACAGGGCCCTAATCTGCCTTATCATAGCTCACTacagggcaggggcagggaatgctgggatagctAATCTCTGGAGTcaccccctcctgccctctctttAACCGGACATGCTCTCGCTCTGCTGGGGAACATTCAGCCACTGGCGTGAGCAGTATCCGCTGGGCTGGTTTAGTGATTCGGCCTAGCCACTACAACATGTTTAGCCTTGCAACTGggtgctgtatttattttagggtaatatataactgtaaaaaatatatataaatatatattgctATGTTATACTTGCATACTTGTGCTTTACACATACAACTTATTGTGTATACCtctctatgtgcatgtgtgtttacacacaatgactgtgtatgtgcatatatgagTGTCCATAATgactctgtgtatgtgtgtgtgtgtgtaagtatcgTGCGTACAGCATGTCCAGACTCACAGCTCTTCAGTCTATTTTAGGATTAACGCTCCTCGTTCAGTCCTGTCACCTGTAATTATCCCCAGGAGCTCTCCCCCGCCCCAGATTACCCTCCTGTCCGGCAGGCTCGATGCCATGGCGACAGGACCTCTGCTTCCCAGTAGCCCTGCAGACGGGCCCCCTTGCCCCAGCGAAGCGCAGCTAGCATCCTCTTAGCTGACCTACTGCTGGCGTGTTATGAAACAGGATCAGGGCTAAATTAGCCGCTCTTCAAAAATAGCGCGTCGCTGCAACTCACAATcaggccccctccctccattccaCTTCCACTCTTTTATTTGATACCCCCACAAACACTTGTTTATAAGTTTTACTAGGGATTCAGAGAGGGGTCTAGGGAGGTGCCAAGGTGGCTGCGATTCACAGCTCCACCCACCCGCGCTACGCCCAGGCCAGTGTCCAGCACTATGAGTGTTAAtaccccctccaaaaaaaaaaaaccgtccctcccccatctcctcTGTTTAGCGGTGCTCTCAGCCAGCGCAGTCGACTGACCCGGCCCCCCCACCGTGACACCCCACGCCGGTAGAACTGAGGAATGACGGACAGCGTGTCTGACCGAGACTCGCGGCGGCGCGGTGCCTCCCCCCCCGGCTTCAGCGTCGGCGGCTCCGCGGACGCGCCGGGGCCGATGGGCCGCTCCGCCGGCCGCAAAAGCCCTCGGCGGGAAGCGGCGGATTAACGGCCTGGGCCCGCCCTCGCGACGCCTCTCCCCACCGTTGGTATGCGCTCAGCCGCCCGCCCGGCTCggatatattaaattataaccCCCGCTGCACAAAGCATGCTTCTGTGGGATGCCCCGGCTGTCTCCTGGCAACCGTGGAGACGGTCCTGAAAGCCCCAATGTCTGCCCTCCCCCCGGCAACAGGGCTGGGCCACCGCAAAACAAAACGCCACACAAAGCTGCCCTCCCGAGCTCAAGTGTCC
This region of Anguilla rostrata isolate EN2019 chromosome 8, ASM1855537v3, whole genome shotgun sequence genomic DNA includes:
- the LOC135260925 gene encoding ras-responsive element-binding protein 1-like isoform X1, producing the protein MLTEKISKGSIDFELFPEFSLEGCGLVPKVMEGATEDKGLGEGVSGALSTAAERSGEKENLTSAQTHKEHAEKSSEAEEDEAGEADGGDGVDLSSINAMMSTVMSAGQLNGGRDSASTSPAKTPTKSPSVNRAGRKSQAAQTTPNCGSSQEPRDDRSFICPLCDKNCGTQHQLTMHIRQHNTDSGGTDHSCSICGKALSSASSLDRHMLVHSGERPYKCSVCGQTFTTNGNMHRHMKIHDKDPSSIMASNPPSPIKRRRPSAKRKPSLEDDGDQGEEPPIKKASDDSLRDKRNTVQGEEELHCPICFKTFICKFELESHMETHPDASLRCDQCCLTFRTHRGLLRHNVVIHKLLPTDPSGRPFIQNNPSIPLGFNDLAFIDFSCLKFPHIAQAWCETNLRRSTSKFHRFVCETCNKAFPLQSALDLHLATHSPEDGSEENTTPTSRQDTPPVADKASFMESLGLQHISQVKPVPTEEETLQAVLDSIRVIHVDPPTSSLPQEADGLSLPLLDPTALQGLTQNGAFNFLSLQPFIVQPDGGMVVKPFCGETGLELADIQQILKMANQITLPPLSKAPCNPTQSSCKQMPPLKPKPLVAPRTNMAASTPPPLMSAQQASPCCISPNLPPPTNQLLKSPGESSSSSSSSLGSGQELEKSPMEVDGMLDTMMPAGTGERKIKQEVGEEKEVEAGGKKAGRPGQYPCRFCDQVFAFSGVLQAHMRYHLRISPYQCNICDYMAPDKATLIRHLRTHSGERPYVCRVCHYPFTVKANCERHLRKKHMKNSRKEIEKNIEYVTNSAGGVGATTLDLLDSASAGDTTCRYCGENLKSYRALQIHLRTHNGCQRKPFECRQCGAAFLAKRNCIHHLLKQHPEVQEREIEEHIVTLLPVVTPQANPPTQNGQVSNVASRPVKVEDMSFYARDTDQPLDFSRKGHAGVGSTGVSSGIKLEGSYSSQLYLYESSMEPIDLSMPKKPEKRLKKEATATEVTNKQASPNSDDPRPQEKPCLSAPYQLSYPVASPLNGVNQNAGRPLRLKPLLPKPTSASSKELPPLASIAQIISSVSAAPSLLKREGVSGSPCLGASPEKSRTFKGLHADLELSRREQRLADAGSPDASADSSSPEESKNRGKKRPCRSKERPPDFAELGTGSGIDLESSGEFASVEKMLATTDANKFSPYLHPNSLAPGKAEGERPSTSEDEREGQEEKQSRLQAKGKKNAYSNSLQKMTCPYCPRVFPWASSLQRHMLTHTGQKPFPCPQCDAFFSTKSNCERHLLRKHGVANRTLRHNGGLGKAKDDGSHESAESMSDTDTVTGEALDLTASESKEATDSQGSFSDGQSEITMSELPGLQGERESQGVHVGPKTTESNTDENDEDSQSNKSLDLNFARKLIDFKFSDGEQHQQQPAEGSVGPESCLQEEAKHTCGSCGKSFRYAATLTRHQRAHLSDCQTEGGKKASLQSDSSQEPHSPEGELVEEMELEEKKGSVEGEGNCSGEDSGSEEEDKDREDKSEEEGGATESKSGDGEVVGGAGNKADKRKKICSVCNKRFWSLQDLTRHMRSHTGERPYQCQTCERTFTLKHSLVRHQRIHQKPRGGEEGGEGAGGAGRTRGGGSEEEVASGPSGSESDSTQISTSPPSENENEGESAGGSQAGEQAESGDLGDESGDSQKQNSPQTQDSALSTEVPPSEPLGEPAPPTTTEPAGDYIQGLLEIHTKPALDHLLPSGEPPLVGVE